A genomic stretch from Frigoribacterium sp. PvP032 includes:
- a CDS encoding acyl-CoA dehydrogenase produces MLLSHEVDPRSATAVVRARLPRTVADSLALAADLTSRGGAAPVPGAGSTADLWLALATLAAHDVGAARAVEPHLDAVAILDQAREAGVVALPARASSSERFTWGVFAAEGPGAKLVAEPVEPSADAGADAGASGAREPAGASWTLSGTKPWCSLAGVLDGALVTAWVGDERRLFAVDLRQAGVEVVPGAWHARGLVEIPSGPVAFEAVPATPVGEPGWYLRRPGFEWGGIAVAACWYGGAVGVAGALLRSAVAREPDPWLLRALGVVDERLGDARRALEEAAVAVDSGRAVGQEARLLAKRTRATVAYAAEDVLAAVGGALGPAPLASDPEHAKRVADLELYLRQRHALKDDASLGGAVRDAAVASAATAGTAGIAPW; encoded by the coding sequence ATGCTCCTCTCGCACGAGGTCGATCCCCGGTCGGCCACGGCTGTCGTCCGCGCACGCCTGCCGCGCACGGTCGCCGACTCCCTCGCCCTCGCCGCCGACCTGACCAGCCGAGGAGGTGCGGCGCCCGTCCCCGGAGCAGGCTCCACCGCCGACCTGTGGCTGGCCCTCGCCACCCTCGCGGCCCACGACGTCGGAGCGGCCAGGGCCGTCGAGCCGCACCTCGACGCCGTCGCGATCCTCGACCAGGCGCGGGAGGCAGGCGTGGTCGCGTTGCCGGCCCGCGCCTCCTCGTCCGAGCGGTTCACCTGGGGAGTGTTCGCGGCCGAGGGGCCCGGCGCGAAGCTCGTCGCGGAGCCGGTCGAGCCGTCGGCCGACGCGGGTGCCGACGCGGGCGCCTCGGGTGCTCGCGAGCCGGCCGGCGCCTCCTGGACCCTCAGCGGCACGAAGCCGTGGTGCTCGCTCGCGGGAGTCCTCGACGGCGCCCTCGTGACCGCCTGGGTCGGCGACGAGCGTCGCCTGTTCGCCGTCGACCTGCGCCAGGCCGGCGTCGAGGTCGTGCCCGGCGCCTGGCACGCGCGCGGGCTCGTCGAGATCCCGTCGGGGCCGGTGGCGTTCGAGGCCGTGCCGGCGACGCCTGTCGGAGAGCCCGGCTGGTACCTCCGCCGCCCCGGCTTCGAGTGGGGCGGCATCGCCGTCGCCGCCTGCTGGTACGGCGGGGCGGTCGGCGTGGCCGGCGCCCTCCTGAGGTCGGCCGTCGCGCGTGAGCCCGATCCGTGGCTGCTGCGGGCGCTCGGCGTCGTCGACGAGCGTCTCGGCGACGCGCGTCGCGCACTCGAGGAGGCGGCCGTCGCCGTCGACTCCGGCCGTGCCGTCGGGCAGGAGGCGCGGCTCCTGGCGAAGAGGACGCGCGCGACGGTCGCCTACGCGGCCGAGGACGTGCTCGCCGCCGTCGGGGGAGCGCTCGGCCCGGCGCCGCTCGCTTCGGACCCGGAGCACGCCAAGCGCGTCGCCGACCTCGAGCTGTACCTCCGGCAGCGGCACGCCCTCAAGGACGACGCGTCGCTCGGCGGAGCCGTGCGCGACGCGGCCGTCGCCTCTGCTGCCACCGCCGGCACCGCCGGGATCGCCCCGTGGTGA
- a CDS encoding bifunctional PIG-L family deacetylase/class I SAM-dependent methyltransferase: MVSFDAREPGTSVATWRSDPRWATLPAPRPLDPATVPAVAEPDVPGAFDLVGASGPVVVLAAHPDDETLGAGSLIAQLVRHGRAVTVVVVTDGAASHPRSTSTSAGSLRELRLAEARAALDELAGLGGSSELAGLAGSGTAIELIALGVADGALREARDDVRRQLGDLLAERRPVLVVAPWRGDGHRDHRVLGEVAAELVGGDGSALPDARLLEYPIWMWHWGGPDHPDVPWDALVRVDGDEEAGLAKQRALARYSSQVQPLSDRPGDEAVLRPDFVEHFVGGAEVFVEAPAPAPAPDPAPAPAPAPAPAVSLEGGSSSSRAGRAEPALDAADPPSTDSTLALAPAPERVPADTLAPSFDATHARRDDPWGVTTRWYERRKRALVLASLPDERLGRVLEIGCSIGVVTEQLALRADTVLAVDVSSVAVERARERLAAHPHVRVEVADVSSGLAQDDDALDLVVLGEVGYYLAPEALATLLADVDRVLAPGGSLVACHWRHGADDFAQGGDEVHEQLAAWARGAGLTRVVGHVEEDFLLDVLSRDPRSVATRTGLR, translated from the coding sequence GTGGTGAGCTTCGACGCCCGCGAGCCCGGCACCTCCGTGGCGACCTGGCGCTCCGACCCGCGCTGGGCGACCCTGCCCGCACCGCGTCCCCTCGATCCAGCGACCGTGCCCGCCGTCGCCGAGCCGGACGTGCCCGGCGCGTTCGACCTGGTGGGCGCCTCCGGGCCTGTGGTCGTCCTCGCCGCGCACCCCGACGACGAGACCCTGGGCGCCGGCTCCCTGATCGCGCAGCTCGTGCGGCACGGCCGTGCCGTGACGGTCGTCGTCGTGACCGACGGGGCGGCGTCGCACCCGCGCTCGACGTCGACGTCTGCCGGGTCGCTGCGCGAGCTGCGCCTGGCCGAGGCCCGGGCCGCGCTCGACGAGCTGGCCGGGCTCGGCGGTTCCTCCGAGCTCGCCGGTCTCGCCGGCTCCGGCACCGCGATCGAGCTCATCGCCCTGGGCGTCGCCGACGGAGCCCTTCGTGAGGCCCGCGACGACGTCCGCCGCCAGCTCGGCGACCTGCTCGCCGAGCGTCGGCCCGTGCTCGTCGTCGCCCCGTGGCGGGGCGACGGGCACCGCGACCACCGGGTGCTCGGCGAGGTCGCGGCGGAGCTCGTGGGAGGCGACGGGTCCGCACTGCCGGACGCCCGCCTCCTCGAGTACCCGATCTGGATGTGGCACTGGGGCGGGCCCGACCACCCGGACGTGCCGTGGGACGCGCTCGTGCGCGTCGACGGCGACGAGGAGGCGGGCCTCGCGAAGCAGCGCGCGCTCGCCCGGTACTCGTCGCAGGTGCAGCCCCTTAGCGACCGGCCCGGAGACGAGGCCGTGCTGCGGCCCGACTTCGTCGAGCACTTCGTCGGCGGCGCGGAGGTCTTCGTCGAGGCTCCCGCTCCCGCTCCCGCTCCCGACCCCGCGCCTGCGCCTGCGCCCGCGCCCGCGCCCGCAGTTTCCCTCGAGGGCGGGTCGTCTTCGTCGAGGGCGGGTCGTGCGGAACCCGCCCTCGACGCAGCCGACCCGCCCTCGACGGACAGCACGCTCGCACTCGCACCTGCGCCTGAGCGCGTGCCCGCCGACACGCTCGCGCCCTCGTTCGACGCGACGCACGCTCGCCGCGACGACCCGTGGGGCGTCACGACGCGCTGGTACGAGCGCCGCAAGCGCGCGCTCGTGCTCGCCTCCCTGCCCGACGAGCGACTCGGCCGTGTGCTCGAGATCGGCTGCTCGATCGGCGTCGTGACCGAGCAGCTGGCCCTCCGTGCGGACACCGTCCTGGCCGTCGACGTGTCGTCGGTCGCCGTCGAGCGTGCCCGCGAACGCCTGGCCGCCCACCCGCACGTGCGCGTGGAGGTCGCCGACGTCTCGTCCGGCCTAGCCCAGGACGACGACGCCCTCGACCTGGTCGTGCTCGGCGAGGTCGGCTACTACCTGGCGCCCGAGGCGCTCGCTACGCTGCTCGCCGACGTCGACCGGGTGCTCGCGCCCGGCGGCTCGCTCGTCGCCTGCCACTGGCGGCACGGCGCCGACGACTTCGCGCAGGGAGGCGACGAGGTGCACGAGCAGCTCGCCGCCTGGGCCAGGGGCGCCGGCCTGACACGCGTGGTCGGCCACGTCGAGGAGGACTTCCTGCTCGACGTCCTCTCGCGCGACCCCCGCTCGGTCGCGACCCGGACGGGCCTCCGATGA
- a CDS encoding glycosyltransferase family 2 protein: MTAQRTTPQRTTPPRIAGVAVVVPARDEAELIARCLASIREARLLLAGRVAAGSPAAGSPAAGSPAAGSPAAAAGQARDEEVRVVTVVVADDCSDDTAAIAAAVPDVTVVETRLRSVGAARSEGARVAFARLAELGVAPDAVWLAATDADSAVPPAWLTSQLDLADREGADVVVGTVRPDFADLSDAQVAAWLSRHTPGRPNGHVHGANLGLRATVYDAAGGFGDLDLHEDVELVARARAAGAVVVASEAGEVLTSGRQVGRTRGGYAGYLAHDLLA, translated from the coding sequence ATGACCGCGCAGCGCACGACCCCGCAGCGCACGACCCCGCCGCGGATCGCGGGCGTCGCGGTCGTCGTCCCCGCGCGCGACGAGGCCGAGCTGATCGCGCGGTGCCTGGCCTCGATCCGGGAGGCGCGCCTCCTGCTGGCCGGTCGTGTCGCAGCAGGCAGCCCGGCAGCCGGCAGCCCGGCAGCTGGCAGCCCGGCCGCTGGCAGCCCGGCCGCAGCGGCAGGGCAGGCCCGAGACGAGGAGGTGCGGGTCGTCACGGTCGTCGTCGCCGACGACTGCTCGGACGACACGGCCGCGATCGCGGCCGCCGTGCCGGACGTGACGGTGGTCGAGACCCGCCTCCGCTCCGTCGGTGCCGCCCGCTCGGAGGGCGCCAGGGTCGCCTTCGCCCGGCTCGCCGAGCTCGGCGTCGCCCCCGACGCCGTCTGGCTGGCCGCGACGGACGCGGACTCGGCCGTCCCGCCCGCGTGGCTGACGTCGCAGCTCGACCTCGCCGACCGCGAGGGCGCCGACGTGGTCGTGGGGACGGTGCGCCCCGACTTCGCCGACCTGTCGGACGCCCAGGTCGCGGCCTGGCTGTCGCGGCACACCCCCGGTCGCCCGAACGGGCACGTGCACGGCGCCAACCTCGGCCTGCGCGCGACGGTCTACGACGCCGCCGGCGGCTTCGGCGACCTCGACCTGCACGAGGACGTCGAGCTCGTCGCCCGCGCCCGCGCCGCCGGGGCGGTCGTCGTCGCGTCGGAGGCCGGGGAGGTCCTCACGTCGGGCCGCCAGGTCGGCCGGACCCGCGGCGGCTACGCCGGCTACCTCGCGCACGACCTGCTCGCGTAG
- a CDS encoding glutathione peroxidase has product MSDLDDIDLTTLRGEHTRFGAFTDKVVLVVNVASRCGLAPQYEKLEQLQKTYGERGFTVVGFPSNQFLQELGSSEAIDEYCSATWGVTFPMMEKVRVNGRSEHPLYTELKKTADAEGKAGKVKWNFEKFVVTPSGDVHRFRPTTEPDDPAIVGVIEAALPQQA; this is encoded by the coding sequence ATGAGCGACCTCGACGACATCGACCTGACCACCCTCCGCGGCGAGCACACCCGCTTCGGCGCCTTCACCGACAAGGTGGTGCTCGTCGTGAACGTGGCGTCGCGCTGCGGGCTCGCTCCGCAGTACGAGAAGCTCGAGCAGCTGCAGAAGACCTACGGCGAGCGCGGCTTCACCGTCGTCGGGTTCCCCAGCAACCAGTTCCTGCAGGAGCTCGGCTCGTCGGAGGCCATCGACGAGTACTGCTCGGCGACGTGGGGCGTGACGTTCCCGATGATGGAGAAGGTGCGCGTCAACGGACGCTCCGAGCACCCGCTCTACACGGAGCTGAAGAAGACCGCCGACGCCGAGGGCAAGGCCGGCAAGGTGAAGTGGAACTTCGAGAAGTTCGTCGTCACGCCGTCGGGCGACGTGCACCGCTTCCGGCCGACGACCGAGCCCGACGACCCCGCGATCGTCGGCGTGATCGAGGCGGCGCTGCCGCAGCAGGCCTAG
- a CDS encoding helix-turn-helix transcriptional regulator — translation MSADPRRRVLVEAQGDDLAGAARFFGSGYGEVGGLRFAESGGVFHWRHTTRGDGELTIRTTHFSGDVTGTIQPRGERIVQWLGRGSAVMDIGRDEVVPEIGQPVPFPHARPFSFRMTDVEQNLLHLSDSVLDEVASAREDAYPGSVRFDHTAVIDDEGRARFNAALRRIARAYLDDSSDDAVRAETARYAAMILLDTFPHTSRRLPEEVLAPRNASLRQAVEYVHGRAHEPITPSGVAKHAGLTPRGLQQAFSRHLDTTPSEYLRAVRLDRVRDELVEGRADTVTVAEVAQRWAFAHLGRFSASYVQRFGEYPRETLHRA, via the coding sequence ATGTCCGCCGACCCCCGACGCCGAGTCCTGGTGGAGGCGCAGGGCGACGACCTCGCCGGGGCCGCCCGGTTCTTCGGCTCGGGCTACGGCGAGGTGGGCGGGCTCCGCTTCGCCGAGAGCGGCGGCGTCTTCCACTGGCGGCACACGACGCGCGGCGACGGCGAGCTGACGATCCGCACGACGCACTTCTCCGGCGACGTCACCGGCACCATCCAGCCCAGGGGCGAGCGGATCGTCCAGTGGCTCGGGCGCGGCTCGGCCGTGATGGACATCGGGCGCGACGAGGTCGTGCCCGAGATCGGGCAGCCCGTGCCGTTCCCGCACGCCCGGCCCTTCTCGTTCCGGATGACCGACGTCGAGCAGAACCTGCTGCACCTCTCCGACAGCGTCCTCGACGAGGTCGCGTCCGCACGCGAGGACGCCTACCCGGGCTCCGTGCGCTTCGACCACACGGCCGTGATCGACGACGAGGGCCGCGCCCGCTTCAACGCCGCCCTGCGCCGCATCGCGCGGGCCTACCTCGACGACTCGTCCGACGACGCGGTGCGGGCCGAGACGGCGCGCTACGCGGCGATGATCCTGCTCGACACGTTCCCGCACACGTCCCGGCGCCTCCCCGAGGAGGTGCTGGCGCCGCGGAACGCGTCCCTCCGACAGGCGGTCGAGTACGTGCACGGCCGCGCACACGAGCCGATCACCCCGAGCGGCGTCGCGAAGCACGCCGGCCTGACGCCGCGCGGGCTGCAGCAGGCGTTCAGCCGGCACCTCGACACGACCCCGTCCGAGTACCTGCGCGCCGTTCGGCTCGACCGCGTGCGGGACGAGCTCGTCGAGGGCAGGGCGGACACCGTGACGGTCGCCGAGGTGGCCCAGCGGTGGGCGTTCGCGCACCTGGGACGTTTCTCCGCCTCCTACGTGCAGCGCTTCGGCGAGTACCCGCGCGAGACGCTGCACCGAGCCTGA
- a CDS encoding choice-of-anchor I family protein: MRARRPASRPTSSTASDPRAPRVRRPLGAVALSGTAALAAAGLIGLAAPASAAVVAAPVQVFADQEAFDLQPVGSYETGTFDASAAEIVEHWTGPARDASGTTLHRLLVVNAAEAVVEVLDVGTPAAPVSAGFTVQTTGVVAADGSVVPAGAVANSVSVRADGLGAVAVESDDKTDLGWVVFFDAAGDGGALGAVRVGSLPDMVAFSPDGTRVIVANEGEPAEDYSVDPEGTISLVAVPATVAAPAQSAVSTADFHDFEAGGSSVLDPEVRIFGGREDAGTVTPESPLTFPVSENLEPEYATFSADGATAWVSLQEANALAIVDVAAATVTDVVPLGTVDRSVVPFDPSDRDGADGGPAIAIDTWAGVEGYLMPDTIASYEVGGSTYVVTANEGDSRDWDGYSEVSRVSALGRGGVPPVCATSPAAGSLAPAALGRLNVTTANGLSADGSCYETLYTFGSRSFSILEANGQQVFDSGSDFEEITAAAAPDFFNSNHTESNLDGRSDDKGPEPEGVALGEIDGRTYAFIGFERVGGIAVYDVTVPTAASFVAYVNDRDFTAPPADASPAALSAAGDLGPEGLAFIPAADSATGEPMLAVGNEVSGTTTLFAITVPAAVEPPVVVPPVDPPVVVQPPVVAPGDGAGAPGAGAPGAGAGAGNGAGAGGAGTSTAAGTTSDGLAYTGSELAAWALPLAGGLVALGAVLLLRARRRAARLRG, encoded by the coding sequence ATGCGCGCACGCCGCCCGGCCTCCCGCCCCACGTCCAGCACCGCGAGCGATCCGCGCGCCCCCCGTGTCCGGCGGCCGCTCGGCGCCGTCGCGCTCAGCGGCACCGCGGCCCTCGCCGCCGCCGGCCTGATCGGCCTCGCGGCACCCGCGAGCGCGGCCGTCGTCGCTGCCCCGGTCCAGGTCTTCGCCGACCAGGAGGCCTTCGACCTGCAGCCGGTCGGCTCGTACGAGACCGGCACCTTCGACGCCAGCGCGGCCGAGATCGTCGAGCACTGGACCGGCCCGGCGCGGGACGCCTCCGGCACGACGCTGCACCGCCTCCTCGTCGTCAACGCGGCGGAGGCCGTCGTCGAGGTCCTCGACGTCGGCACGCCCGCGGCGCCCGTCTCGGCCGGCTTCACGGTGCAGACCACGGGAGTCGTCGCCGCCGACGGCTCGGTCGTCCCCGCGGGTGCAGTCGCCAACTCGGTCTCCGTGCGTGCCGACGGCCTCGGCGCCGTCGCGGTCGAGTCCGACGACAAGACCGACCTCGGCTGGGTCGTCTTCTTCGACGCCGCGGGCGACGGAGGCGCCCTGGGCGCCGTGCGCGTCGGCTCGCTGCCCGACATGGTCGCCTTCAGCCCCGACGGCACCCGGGTGATCGTCGCGAACGAGGGGGAGCCCGCCGAGGACTACTCGGTCGACCCCGAGGGCACGATCAGCCTCGTCGCCGTGCCCGCCACCGTCGCCGCGCCCGCGCAGTCCGCGGTGAGCACGGCCGACTTCCACGACTTCGAGGCGGGCGGCAGCTCGGTGCTCGACCCCGAGGTGCGGATCTTCGGCGGCCGCGAGGACGCCGGCACGGTCACGCCCGAGTCGCCCCTGACGTTCCCCGTCTCCGAGAACCTCGAGCCCGAGTACGCGACGTTCTCGGCCGACGGCGCCACCGCGTGGGTGTCGCTGCAGGAGGCGAACGCCCTCGCGATCGTCGACGTCGCCGCGGCGACCGTCACCGACGTCGTCCCGCTCGGCACCGTCGACCGTTCGGTCGTGCCGTTCGACCCGTCCGACCGCGACGGTGCCGACGGCGGCCCGGCGATCGCGATCGACACCTGGGCCGGCGTCGAGGGCTACCTGATGCCCGACACGATCGCGAGCTACGAGGTCGGCGGCTCGACCTACGTCGTCACCGCGAACGAGGGCGACTCGCGCGACTGGGACGGCTACAGCGAGGTGTCCCGCGTCAGCGCGCTCGGCCGCGGCGGCGTCCCGCCGGTCTGCGCCACGTCGCCCGCCGCCGGGTCGCTGGCGCCCGCCGCCCTGGGCCGCCTCAACGTCACCACGGCGAACGGCCTCAGCGCCGACGGTTCCTGCTACGAGACGCTGTACACGTTCGGGTCGCGGTCGTTCAGCATCCTGGAAGCCAACGGCCAGCAGGTCTTCGACTCGGGCTCCGACTTCGAGGAGATCACCGCGGCCGCCGCTCCCGACTTCTTCAACTCGAACCACACCGAGTCGAACCTCGACGGACGCAGCGACGACAAGGGCCCCGAGCCGGAGGGCGTCGCCCTGGGCGAGATCGACGGACGCACCTACGCCTTCATCGGCTTCGAGCGCGTGGGCGGGATCGCCGTCTACGACGTGACCGTGCCGACCGCCGCCTCCTTCGTCGCCTACGTCAACGACAGGGACTTCACGGCGCCGCCGGCCGACGCCTCTCCTGCCGCGCTCTCGGCCGCGGGCGACCTCGGGCCGGAGGGGCTCGCGTTCATCCCCGCCGCCGACTCGGCGACCGGTGAGCCCATGCTCGCCGTCGGCAACGAGGTCTCGGGCACGACGACGCTGTTCGCGATCACGGTGCCCGCGGCGGTCGAGCCGCCCGTCGTCGTGCCGCCGGTCGACCCGCCCGTCGTGGTGCAGCCGCCCGTCGTCGCGCCGGGCGACGGCGCCGGTGCTCCGGGCGCGGGTGCGCCGGGTGCGGGTGCCGGTGCCGGGAACGGTGCAGGCGCAGGAGGCGCGGGCACGTCGACCGCAGCCGGCACGACCAGCGACGGCCTCGCCTACACCGGCTCGGAGCTTGCCGCCTGGGCCCTGCCCCTCGCCGGCGGACTCGTCGCCCTCGGCGCCGTGCTGCTGCTCCGCGCTCGTCGCAGGGCGGCCCGCCTGCGCGGCTGA
- a CDS encoding diacylglycerol kinase family protein yields the protein MEPTPRRRVVVAINPSASAGSGRSVGDAVVDALRAAGHDVVPLREPTVEALAAAARAQVLTLPHALVVVGGDGVVNLGVGLVVGVPVALGIVPTGTGNDMARTLGIPHDDPEAATRLLVSLLDRPPLVIDAGRVTRGDESTWFGCIVSAGFDAVVNERTNALRWPKGRRRYDLALLIELLRLRPLSYRLELDGAAREVQGTLVTVGNGRSFGGGMTVLPDARLDDGLLDVLIVERLGRLQFLRLFLKVAKGTHLADPRVHVHRVRKVVIESEDGIIAYADGERVGPLPVTVEVAPGVLHVIAPASSASA from the coding sequence ATGGAACCGACTCCCCGCCGTCGCGTCGTCGTCGCGATCAACCCGTCCGCGTCCGCCGGCAGCGGGCGGAGCGTCGGCGACGCCGTGGTCGACGCCCTCCGCGCGGCGGGCCACGACGTCGTGCCGCTCCGCGAGCCCACCGTCGAGGCCCTCGCCGCGGCCGCTCGGGCCCAGGTGCTGACCCTCCCCCACGCGCTGGTCGTCGTGGGCGGCGACGGCGTCGTCAACCTCGGCGTCGGGCTCGTCGTGGGGGTGCCGGTCGCGCTGGGGATCGTGCCGACCGGCACCGGCAACGACATGGCCCGCACCCTCGGGATCCCGCACGACGACCCCGAGGCGGCGACGCGCCTCCTCGTCTCGCTGCTCGACCGGCCGCCCCTCGTGATCGACGCGGGCAGGGTGACGCGCGGCGACGAGTCCACCTGGTTCGGCTGCATCGTCTCGGCGGGCTTCGACGCGGTCGTCAACGAGCGGACCAACGCACTCCGCTGGCCGAAGGGGCGGCGACGCTACGACCTCGCGCTGCTGATCGAGCTGCTCCGCCTGCGGCCGCTGTCGTACCGGCTCGAGCTCGACGGCGCAGCCCGCGAGGTGCAGGGCACGCTCGTCACGGTCGGCAACGGACGCTCGTTCGGCGGGGGCATGACCGTGCTGCCCGACGCGCGCCTCGACGACGGCCTGCTCGACGTGCTGATCGTGGAGCGGCTGGGGCGGCTGCAGTTCCTGCGGCTGTTCCTCAAGGTCGCCAAGGGCACGCACCTCGCCGACCCGCGGGTGCACGTGCACCGGGTGCGCAAGGTCGTCATCGAGTCGGAGGACGGCATCATCGCCTACGCCGACGGCGAGCGGGTCGGGCCGCTGCCCGTCACGGTCGAGGTCGCCCCCGGCGTGCTGCACGTCATCGCGCCGGCCTCCTCGGCCTCCGCCTGA
- a CDS encoding DUF4383 domain-containing protein: protein MTTTTPAAYEPTIRESPNRAAALTIGTIVLLVGACAFLAENMGSFFDTTGAAFGFLNVNPALVVIWVLSGAALLIAGASGSAPARTINAAVGLLFVVLGVAGFLVRDTEVNFLALNLGDDILHLVAGAVLLLTAIGAERRRRR from the coding sequence ATGACCACGACGACTCCTGCCGCCTACGAGCCCACGATCCGCGAGTCGCCGAACCGCGCGGCCGCACTGACGATCGGCACGATCGTCCTCCTCGTCGGCGCCTGCGCCTTCCTCGCGGAGAACATGGGCTCGTTCTTCGACACGACCGGAGCGGCGTTCGGATTCCTCAACGTCAACCCCGCGCTCGTCGTCATCTGGGTGCTCTCGGGCGCGGCGCTGCTGATCGCGGGCGCCTCCGGCAGTGCCCCTGCCCGCACGATCAACGCCGCCGTCGGCCTGCTCTTCGTGGTGCTGGGCGTCGCCGGGTTCCTCGTTCGGGACACCGAGGTCAACTTCCTGGCGCTCAACCTGGGCGACGACATCCTGCACCTGGTCGCCGGCGCCGTGCTGCTGCTCACCGCGATCGGTGCGGAGCGCCGCCGCCGCCGCTGA